From Streptomyces sp. TLI_235, a single genomic window includes:
- a CDS encoding nitrite reductase/ring-hydroxylating ferredoxin subunit translates to MIEPAVTAPVTEPVTAEPGQGPAASRRTLLCGAAAVLAAGGAVAVSGCSSSSSSGPGSSGSGSADGSGSTQAQTAAPVDLGPAADIPVGGGKVFREQKIVVTQPAAGEYKAFSAKCTHAGCIVDEIKDKQIDCPCHGSRFSISDGAVEAGPAPKPLPAYKVAVVNNNVQVTTV, encoded by the coding sequence ATGATCGAGCCCGCCGTCACCGCGCCCGTCACCGAGCCCGTCACCGCCGAGCCCGGCCAGGGCCCCGCCGCCTCCCGCCGCACGCTGCTCTGCGGCGCCGCGGCCGTGCTCGCCGCGGGCGGGGCCGTCGCGGTCTCCGGCTGTTCCTCGTCGTCCTCCTCCGGCCCGGGCTCGTCCGGCTCGGGGTCCGCGGACGGCTCCGGCAGCACCCAGGCGCAGACTGCCGCCCCGGTCGACCTCGGCCCGGCCGCGGACATCCCGGTCGGCGGCGGCAAGGTCTTCCGTGAGCAGAAGATCGTCGTCACCCAGCCCGCCGCGGGCGAGTACAAGGCCTTCAGCGCCAAGTGCACCCACGCCGGCTGCATCGTCGACGAGATCAAGGACAAGCAGATCGACTGCCCGTGCCACGGCAGCCGGTTCTCGATCTCCGACGGCGCCGTCGAGGCCGGCCCGGCCCCCAAGCCGCTGCCCGCCTACAAGGTGGCCGTCGTCAACAACAACGTCCAGGTCACAACGGTCTGA
- a CDS encoding glyoxylase-like metal-dependent hydrolase (beta-lactamase superfamily II) has protein sequence MTYHGAVKVGGPPDVRELAHLIVTKVAVGPYDNNAYLLRCRATDEQLLIDAAADAPTLMETVGDRLATVVTTHRHHDHWAALAEVVAATGARTAAGRIDAEAVDVPTELLLDDGDVLRVGQVELTVRTLVGHTPGAIVLIYDDPQGHPHVFTGDCLFPGGVGNTWKNPEAFASLFRDVNEKIFDVLPDEAWVYPGHGNDTTLGAERPHLDEWRERGW, from the coding sequence ATGACCTACCACGGAGCGGTCAAGGTCGGCGGCCCGCCGGACGTACGGGAGCTCGCCCACCTGATCGTCACCAAGGTGGCGGTCGGCCCGTACGACAACAACGCCTATCTACTGCGCTGCCGCGCCACCGACGAGCAGCTGCTGATCGACGCGGCCGCCGACGCCCCCACCCTGATGGAGACCGTCGGCGACCGTCTGGCCACGGTCGTCACCACCCACCGGCACCACGACCACTGGGCGGCGCTGGCCGAGGTGGTGGCCGCCACCGGCGCCCGGACGGCGGCCGGCCGGATCGACGCCGAGGCCGTCGACGTCCCCACCGAGCTGCTGCTCGACGACGGCGACGTGCTGCGGGTCGGCCAGGTCGAGCTCACCGTCCGCACGCTGGTCGGCCACACCCCCGGCGCGATCGTGCTGATCTACGACGACCCGCAGGGCCACCCGCACGTGTTCACCGGCGACTGCCTCTTCCCCGGCGGCGTCGGCAACACCTGGAAGAACCCGGAGGCCTTCGCCAGCCTCTTCCGCGACGTCAACGAGAAGATCTTCGACGTGCTGCCGGACGAGGCCTGGGTGTACCCCGGCCACGGCAACGACACCACGCTCGGCGCCGAGCGCCCGCACCTCGACGAGTGGCGCGAGCGCGGCTGGTGA
- a CDS encoding tellurium resistance protein TerZ, protein MSVNLAKGQSVSLQKSSGESLTVVRMGLGWRAAVRKGLFGSRSRQVDLDASALLYAERTPSDVVFFQHLASNDGSVQHTGDNVTGGAGRGGDDEVILVDLLRVPAHITQIVFTVSSYTGQSFAEVQDAHCRLVDESTGQELARYELAAGGRHTGQIMAKVYREPEGGWAMQAIGAPARARTFQDMLPAIEPFL, encoded by the coding sequence GTGTCGGTGAATCTGGCCAAGGGGCAGAGCGTCAGCCTGCAGAAGAGCTCGGGGGAGTCGCTGACGGTCGTGCGGATGGGCCTCGGCTGGCGGGCCGCCGTCCGCAAGGGGCTGTTCGGCAGCCGCAGCCGCCAGGTCGACCTGGACGCCTCGGCCCTGCTGTACGCCGAGCGCACCCCCTCCGACGTGGTGTTCTTCCAGCACCTGGCGAGCAATGACGGCTCGGTGCAGCACACCGGGGACAACGTGACCGGCGGGGCCGGCCGCGGCGGCGACGACGAGGTGATCCTGGTCGACCTGCTGCGGGTGCCGGCGCACATCACCCAGATCGTGTTCACCGTCAGCTCGTACACCGGCCAGAGCTTCGCCGAGGTGCAGGACGCGCACTGCCGGCTGGTCGACGAGTCCACCGGCCAGGAACTGGCCCGCTACGAGCTGGCGGCCGGCGGCCGGCACACCGGGCAGATCATGGCCAAGGTCTACCGCGAGCCGGAGGGCGGCTGGGCGATGCAGGCGATCGGCGCACCGGCCCGGGCCAGGACCTTCCAGGACATGCTGCCGGCGATCGAGCCCTTCCTCTGA
- a CDS encoding excinuclease ABC subunit A, whose protein sequence is MADRLIVRGAREHNLKNVSLDLPRDSLIVFTGLSGSGKSSLAFDTIFAEGQRRYVESLSSYARQFLGQMDKPDVDFIEGLSPAVSIDQKSTSRNPRSTVGTITEVYDYLRLLFARVGKPHCPHCSRPIARQSPQAIVDRVLELAEGTRFQVLSPVVRERKGEFVDLFADLQSKGYARARVDGATVQLTEPPTLKKQEKHTVEVVVDRLTVKESAKRRLTDSVETALKLSGGMVVLDFVDLPEDDPERERMYSEHLYCPYDDVSFEELEPRSFSFNSPFGACPECSGLGNRMEVDPELVIPDEEKSLDEGAIHPWSQGHTKEYFQRLIDALAGELGFRTDIPWAGLPARARKALLYGHRTQVEVKYRNRYGRDRSYTTSFEGAVPFVQRRHSEAESDSSRERFEGYMREVHCPACNGTRLKPVVLAVTIQDRSIADIAAMSISDCAEFLGAMKLSARDKKIAERVLKEVNERLRFLVDVGLDYLSLNRAAGTLSGGEAQRIRLATQIGSGLVGVLYVLDEPSIGLHQRDNHRLIETLVRLRDIGNTLIVVEHDEDTIKTADWVVDIGPGAGEHGGRVVHSGSLKELLGNEESLTGQYLSGRRSIPTPAVRRPRDKKRQLVVHGAREHNLQDVTVGFPLGTFTSVTGVSGSGKSTLVNDILYTHLARELNGARSVPGRHTRITGTDLVDKVVHVDQSPIGRTPRSNPATYTGVFDHVRRLFAETQEAKVRGYLPGRFSFNVKGGRCENCSGDGTIKIEMNFLPDVYVPCEVCHGARYNRETLEVHYKGKSIAEVLDMPIEEALAFFEAVPAIARHLRTLNDVGLGYVRLGQSAPTLSGGEAQRVKLASELQKRSTGRTVYVLDEPTTGLHFEDISKLIKVLEGLVDKGNTVIVIEHNLDVIKTADWIVDMGPEGGGGGGMVVAEGTPEEIAAVPASHTGKFLRDILGGVSDAAVPAARRGGSRTTAAKAASGTAAKASTGTARKRAAAKK, encoded by the coding sequence GTGGCCGACCGCCTGATCGTCCGCGGTGCTCGCGAGCACAACCTCAAGAACGTCTCGCTCGACCTGCCCCGCGACTCCCTCATCGTCTTCACCGGCCTCTCCGGGTCCGGCAAGTCCTCCCTGGCCTTCGACACGATCTTCGCCGAGGGCCAGCGCCGCTACGTCGAGTCGCTGTCCTCCTACGCCCGGCAGTTCCTGGGCCAGATGGACAAGCCGGACGTGGACTTCATCGAGGGCCTCTCGCCCGCGGTCTCCATCGACCAGAAGTCCACCAGCCGCAACCCGCGGTCGACGGTCGGCACCATCACCGAGGTCTACGACTACCTCCGCCTGCTGTTCGCCCGGGTCGGCAAGCCACACTGCCCGCACTGCTCCCGCCCGATCGCCCGGCAGTCCCCGCAGGCCATCGTCGACCGGGTGCTGGAGCTCGCCGAGGGCACCCGCTTCCAGGTGCTCAGCCCGGTGGTGCGCGAGCGCAAGGGCGAGTTCGTCGACCTCTTCGCCGACCTGCAGTCCAAGGGCTACGCCCGCGCCCGGGTGGACGGCGCGACCGTCCAGCTCACCGAGCCGCCCACGCTCAAGAAGCAGGAGAAGCACACCGTCGAGGTGGTCGTCGACCGCCTGACGGTCAAGGAGAGCGCCAAGCGGCGGCTGACCGACTCGGTCGAGACGGCCCTCAAGCTCTCCGGCGGCATGGTGGTGCTCGACTTCGTCGACCTCCCGGAGGACGACCCCGAGCGCGAGCGGATGTACTCCGAGCACCTCTACTGCCCGTACGACGACGTCTCCTTCGAGGAGCTGGAGCCCCGCTCCTTCTCCTTCAACTCGCCGTTCGGCGCCTGCCCGGAGTGCTCCGGCCTCGGCAACCGGATGGAGGTCGACCCGGAGCTGGTGATCCCGGACGAGGAGAAGTCGCTCGACGAGGGCGCGATCCACCCGTGGTCCCAGGGCCACACCAAGGAGTACTTCCAGCGCCTGATCGACGCGCTCGCCGGCGAGCTCGGCTTCCGCACCGACATCCCGTGGGCCGGGCTGCCCGCCCGGGCCCGCAAGGCCCTGCTGTACGGCCACCGCACCCAGGTCGAGGTCAAGTACCGCAACCGCTACGGCCGCGACCGCTCGTACACCACCTCCTTCGAGGGCGCGGTGCCGTTCGTGCAGCGCCGCCACTCCGAGGCCGAGAGCGACTCCAGCCGCGAGCGCTTCGAGGGGTACATGCGCGAGGTGCACTGCCCCGCCTGCAACGGCACCCGGCTCAAGCCCGTGGTGCTCGCCGTGACGATCCAGGACAGGTCGATCGCCGACATCGCCGCGATGTCGATCAGCGACTGCGCCGAGTTCCTGGGCGCGATGAAGCTCAGCGCCCGCGACAAGAAGATCGCCGAGCGGGTCCTCAAGGAGGTCAACGAGCGGCTGCGCTTCCTGGTCGACGTCGGCCTGGACTACCTCTCGCTCAACCGCGCCGCGGGCACCCTCTCCGGCGGCGAGGCCCAGCGCATCCGGCTCGCCACCCAGATCGGCTCCGGCCTGGTCGGCGTGCTCTACGTCCTCGACGAGCCCTCCATCGGCCTGCACCAGCGGGACAACCACCGGCTGATCGAGACGCTGGTGCGGCTGCGCGACATCGGCAACACCCTGATCGTCGTCGAGCACGACGAGGACACCATCAAGACCGCGGACTGGGTCGTCGACATCGGCCCCGGCGCCGGCGAGCACGGCGGCAGGGTGGTGCACTCCGGCTCGCTGAAGGAGCTGCTCGGCAACGAGGAGTCGCTGACCGGCCAGTACCTCTCCGGCCGGCGGTCCATCCCCACCCCGGCCGTCCGCCGCCCGCGCGACAAGAAGCGCCAGCTCGTCGTGCACGGCGCCCGCGAGCACAACCTGCAGGACGTCACGGTCGGCTTCCCGCTGGGCACCTTCACCTCGGTCACCGGCGTCTCCGGCTCCGGCAAGTCCACGCTGGTCAACGACATCCTCTACACCCACCTGGCACGCGAGCTGAACGGCGCCCGCAGCGTGCCCGGCCGGCACACCCGGATCACCGGCACCGACCTGGTCGACAAGGTGGTGCACGTCGACCAGTCGCCGATCGGCCGCACCCCGCGCTCCAACCCGGCCACCTACACCGGCGTCTTCGACCACGTCCGGCGGCTCTTCGCGGAGACCCAGGAGGCGAAGGTCCGCGGCTACCTGCCCGGCCGGTTCTCCTTCAACGTCAAGGGCGGCCGCTGCGAGAACTGCTCCGGCGACGGCACCATCAAGATCGAGATGAACTTCCTGCCGGACGTCTACGTCCCCTGCGAGGTCTGCCACGGCGCCCGCTACAACCGGGAGACGCTGGAGGTCCACTACAAGGGCAAGTCCATCGCCGAGGTGCTGGACATGCCGATCGAGGAGGCGCTGGCCTTCTTCGAGGCCGTCCCCGCCATCGCCCGCCACCTGCGCACCCTCAACGACGTCGGCCTCGGCTACGTCCGGCTCGGCCAGTCCGCGCCGACCCTCTCCGGCGGCGAGGCCCAGCGCGTCAAGCTCGCCTCCGAGCTGCAGAAGCGCTCCACCGGCCGCACCGTGTACGTCCTCGACGAGCCGACCACCGGCCTGCACTTCGAGGACATCAGCAAGCTGATCAAGGTGCTGGAGGGCCTGGTCGACAAGGGCAACACGGTGATCGTCATCGAGCACAACCTCGATGTCATCAAGACCGCCGACTGGATCGTCGACATGGGCCCCGAGGGCGGCGGCGGCGGCGGCATGGTGGTCGCCGAGGGCACCCCGGAGGAGATCGCCGCGGTCCCCGCCAGCCACACCGGCAAGTTCCTGCGGGACATCCTCGGCGGGGTCTCCGACGCGGCCGTCCCCGCCGCCCGGCGCGGCGGCAGCCGCACCACCGCCGCCAAGGCGGCCTCGGGTACCGCCGCCAAGGCGTCGACCGGCACCGCCCGCAAGCGGGCCGCCGCCAAGAAGTAG
- a CDS encoding excinuclease ABC subunit C — protein MADPSTYRPAPGAIPLSPGVYRFRDEHGRVIYVGKAKSLRPRLSSYFQDLAGLHPRTATMVTTAASVEWTVVGTEVEALQLEYSWIKEFDPRFNVKYRDDKSYPELAVTLNEEFPRVQVMRGAHKKGVRYFGPYGHAWAIRETVDLLLRVFPVRTCSNGVFKRAQQVGRPCLLGYIGKCAAPCVGKVSADEHRALAEEFCDFMAGRTGGYLRRLEQQMQDAAAAMEYEKAARLRDDIGALKRAMEKNAVVLADGTDADVLALAEDELEAAVQIFHVRGGRVRGQRGWVTDRVEDVDTASLVEHALQQLYGSGTESVPREVLVPALPEPVEPAREWLTGLRGAQVDLRVPQRGDKKDLMATVQRNAQQALALHKTKRASDLTTRSRALQEIAEALELDSVPLRIECFDISHLQGEDVVASMVVFEDGLARKSEYRRFQIKGFAGQDDVRSMHEVIGRRFRRYLQEREQTGEWAVPEDTTADGTVDGALDGAAYGADDPAADDPAAAGPVDPETGRPRRFAYPPQLLVVDGGQPQVAAARRALDELGIDDVALCGLAKRLEEVWLPGQDDPVVLPRTSEGLYLLQRVRDEAHRFAITYQRAKRSKRLTAGGLDAVPGLGETRRQALLKHFGSLKRLRAATVDELCAVPGIGRRTAETVAAALASRPSAAPAVNTATGEIIDDSVDPAGAGAPRETP, from the coding sequence ATGGCAGACCCGTCCACCTACCGTCCGGCGCCCGGTGCGATCCCGCTCTCACCCGGGGTGTACCGGTTCCGCGACGAGCACGGCCGGGTCATCTACGTCGGCAAGGCGAAGAGCCTGCGCCCCCGCCTCTCCTCGTACTTCCAGGACCTCGCCGGCCTGCACCCGCGCACCGCCACGATGGTCACCACCGCCGCCTCCGTCGAGTGGACGGTGGTCGGCACCGAGGTCGAGGCGCTGCAGCTGGAGTACTCCTGGATCAAGGAGTTCGACCCGCGGTTCAACGTCAAGTACCGCGACGACAAGAGCTACCCCGAGCTCGCCGTCACCCTCAACGAGGAGTTCCCCCGCGTGCAGGTCATGCGGGGGGCGCACAAGAAGGGCGTGCGCTACTTCGGCCCGTACGGCCACGCCTGGGCCATCCGCGAGACGGTCGACCTGCTGCTGCGGGTCTTCCCCGTCCGCACCTGCTCCAACGGCGTCTTCAAGCGCGCGCAGCAGGTCGGCCGCCCCTGCCTGCTCGGCTACATCGGCAAGTGCGCCGCGCCCTGCGTCGGCAAGGTCTCCGCCGACGAGCACCGCGCCCTCGCCGAGGAGTTCTGCGACTTCATGGCCGGCCGCACCGGCGGGTACCTGCGCCGCCTGGAGCAGCAGATGCAGGACGCCGCCGCCGCCATGGAGTACGAGAAGGCGGCCCGGCTGCGCGACGACATCGGCGCCCTCAAGCGCGCCATGGAGAAGAACGCGGTCGTCCTCGCCGACGGCACCGACGCGGACGTGCTCGCCCTCGCCGAGGACGAGCTGGAGGCCGCCGTCCAGATCTTCCACGTCCGCGGCGGCCGGGTCCGCGGCCAGCGCGGCTGGGTGACCGACCGGGTCGAGGACGTCGACACCGCCTCCCTGGTCGAGCACGCCCTGCAGCAGCTCTACGGCTCCGGCACCGAGTCAGTGCCCCGCGAGGTGCTCGTCCCCGCCCTGCCGGAGCCGGTCGAGCCCGCCCGCGAGTGGCTCACCGGTCTGCGCGGCGCCCAGGTCGACCTGCGCGTCCCGCAGCGCGGCGACAAGAAGGACCTGATGGCCACCGTGCAGCGCAACGCCCAGCAGGCGCTCGCGCTGCACAAGACCAAGCGCGCCTCCGACCTCACCACCCGCAGCCGCGCCCTCCAGGAGATCGCCGAGGCGCTGGAACTCGACTCCGTCCCGCTGCGCATCGAGTGCTTCGACATCTCCCACCTGCAGGGCGAGGACGTGGTCGCCTCCATGGTCGTCTTCGAGGACGGCCTGGCCCGCAAGAGCGAGTACCGGCGCTTCCAGATCAAGGGCTTCGCCGGGCAGGACGACGTCCGCTCGATGCACGAGGTGATCGGCCGCCGCTTCCGCCGCTACCTCCAGGAGCGCGAGCAGACCGGCGAGTGGGCCGTCCCCGAGGACACCACGGCCGACGGCACGGTCGACGGTGCCCTCGACGGGGCCGCCTACGGCGCCGACGACCCGGCCGCCGACGACCCGGCCGCCGCCGGCCCGGTCGACCCCGAGACCGGCCGCCCCCGCCGCTTCGCCTACCCGCCGCAGCTGCTGGTCGTCGACGGCGGCCAGCCGCAGGTCGCCGCCGCCCGCCGCGCCCTCGACGAGCTCGGCATCGACGACGTCGCGCTCTGCGGCCTCGCCAAGCGCCTGGAGGAGGTCTGGCTGCCCGGCCAGGACGACCCGGTCGTCCTGCCGCGCACCAGCGAGGGCCTCTACCTGCTGCAGCGCGTGCGCGACGAGGCGCACCGCTTCGCCATCACCTACCAGCGCGCCAAGCGCTCCAAGCGGCTCACCGCCGGTGGGCTGGACGCGGTGCCCGGCCTCGGCGAGACCCGCCGCCAGGCACTGCTCAAGCACTTCGGCTCCCTCAAGCGGCTGCGGGCCGCCACCGTGGACGAGCTGTGCGCGGTGCCCGGGATCGGCCGCCGCACCGCGGAGACTGTTGCGGCGGCGTTGGCCTCCCGGCCATCCGCCGCACCCGCGGTGAACACCGCCACCGGCGAGATCATTGATGACAGCGTCGACCCGGCCGGGGCCGGCGCGCCCCGGGAGACGCCATGA
- a CDS encoding tellurite resistance protein TerC: MDVSLSLWIGTIGVLIALIMADFFIGGRKPHEVSIKEAGIWTTVWIILAIGFGAFLWKQYGSQPASEFFAGYITEKSLSVDNLFVFILIMGKFAVPRIYQQRVLMFGVIIALVLRAVFIAGGAALVSTFSWVFYIFGAFLIWTAWKLIQDARSDEEEEFEENRLLKSIERRFPATDKYHGTKLFIVENGRRLMTPMLIVMLAIGTTDVLFALDSIPAIFGLTQDPYIVFTANAFALMGLRQLYFLIGGLLKKLVHLAYGLSVILGFIGVKLVLHALHESGVHVPEISIAASLGFIVVVLAVTTVTSLIASRRQERAALEAADERDGADV; the protein is encoded by the coding sequence GTGGACGTTTCCCTGAGCCTGTGGATCGGCACGATCGGGGTGCTGATCGCCCTGATCATGGCCGACTTCTTCATCGGCGGCCGCAAACCGCACGAGGTCTCGATCAAGGAGGCCGGGATCTGGACGACCGTCTGGATCATCCTGGCGATCGGCTTCGGCGCCTTCCTGTGGAAGCAGTACGGATCGCAGCCGGCGAGCGAGTTCTTCGCCGGCTACATCACCGAGAAGTCGCTGAGCGTCGACAACCTCTTCGTCTTCATCCTGATCATGGGCAAGTTCGCCGTGCCGCGGATCTACCAGCAGCGCGTGCTGATGTTCGGCGTGATCATCGCGCTGGTGCTGCGGGCGGTCTTCATCGCCGGCGGCGCGGCCCTGGTCTCCACCTTCTCGTGGGTGTTCTACATCTTCGGCGCCTTCCTCATCTGGACGGCCTGGAAGCTCATCCAGGACGCCCGCTCCGACGAGGAGGAGGAGTTCGAGGAGAACCGCCTGCTCAAGTCGATCGAGCGGCGCTTCCCGGCGACCGACAAGTACCACGGCACCAAGCTCTTCATCGTGGAGAACGGCCGCCGGCTGATGACGCCGATGCTGATCGTCATGCTGGCGATCGGCACCACCGACGTGCTGTTCGCGCTGGACTCCATCCCGGCGATCTTCGGCCTGACCCAGGACCCGTACATCGTCTTCACCGCGAACGCGTTCGCGCTGATGGGTCTGCGCCAGCTGTACTTCCTGATCGGCGGCCTGCTGAAGAAGCTGGTCCACCTCGCCTACGGCCTGTCGGTGATCCTCGGCTTCATCGGCGTGAAGCTCGTGCTGCACGCGCTGCACGAGAGCGGCGTGCACGTGCCGGAGATCAGCATCGCCGCCTCGCTGGGCTTCATCGTGGTGGTCCTCGCCGTCACCACCGTCACCAGCCTGATCGCCTCGCGCCGCCAGGAGCGCGCGGCGCTGGAAGCGGCGGACGAGCGCGACGGCGCGGACGTCTGA
- a CDS encoding UPF0042 nucleotide-binding protein, with translation MTVSDVGDNVPELVIISGMSGAGRSTAAKCLEDLGWFVVDNLPPALIPTMVDLGARSQGSVPRIGAVVDVRGRSFFDDLLTSLEELEKRGVRLRVVFLDSSDEALVRRFESVRRPHPLQGDGRIVDGIAQERELLRDLRGEADLVIDTSNLNVHQLRAKLDAQFADHDEPELRATVMSFGFKYGLPVDADLVVDCRFLPNPHWVPELRAHTGTDSDVADYVFKQPGAQEFLDGYAELLRIVTEGYRREGKRYMTLAVGCTGGKHRSVAMSERLTRRLIADGVETVLVHRDMGRE, from the coding sequence GTGACTGTGTCCGACGTGGGCGACAACGTACCGGAGCTGGTGATCATCTCCGGCATGTCCGGCGCCGGCCGGAGCACCGCGGCCAAGTGCCTGGAGGACCTGGGCTGGTTCGTGGTGGACAACCTGCCGCCCGCGCTGATCCCCACCATGGTGGACCTCGGCGCCCGCTCCCAGGGCTCGGTGCCGCGGATCGGCGCGGTGGTCGACGTCCGGGGCCGCAGCTTCTTCGACGACCTGCTCACCTCGCTGGAGGAGCTGGAGAAGCGCGGCGTACGACTGCGCGTCGTCTTCCTGGACTCCTCCGACGAGGCGCTCGTCCGCCGCTTCGAGTCCGTCCGCCGCCCGCACCCGCTGCAGGGCGACGGCCGCATCGTCGACGGCATCGCCCAGGAGCGCGAGCTGCTGCGCGACCTGCGCGGCGAGGCCGACCTGGTGATCGACACCTCCAACCTCAACGTCCACCAGCTCCGGGCCAAGCTCGACGCCCAGTTCGCCGACCACGACGAGCCCGAGCTGCGCGCCACCGTGATGTCCTTCGGCTTCAAGTACGGCCTGCCCGTCGACGCCGACCTCGTGGTGGACTGCCGCTTCCTGCCGAACCCGCACTGGGTGCCCGAGCTGCGGGCCCACACCGGCACGGACAGCGACGTCGCCGACTACGTCTTCAAGCAGCCCGGTGCCCAGGAGTTCCTGGACGGTTACGCAGAGCTGCTGCGGATCGTGACCGAAGGGTATCGCCGGGAGGGCAAGCGCTACATGACTCTTGCCGTAGGCTGCACCGGTGGCAAGCACCGGAGCGTCGCCATGTCCGAGCGGCTGACCAGGCGTCTGATCGCGGACGGCGTCGAAACGGTGCTCGTCCACCGCGACATGGGCAGGGAGTGA
- a CDS encoding maleylpyruvate isomerase, with product MTDPAPTGTPTVIPSGVTSEEAAARAAESLKAVAGATEHLLRTVAELDPEAVAGPSALPGWTRGHALAHLARNADSLVNLLETARTGVDIPQYASPEAREQGIRDGAGRPLDEQLADLRHTAERLARTAESLPGAAWTVSLRHRTGYVFPAYEVPWKRLMEVEYHHVDLDAGYTPAHWPEAFAGAELARLAARLDGAEGLPAVVLTAEDTGARVRLGEPADPGTAGPELAVEGPVRALTAWLSGRSDGDCLQVHRAGVLLPDPRTALPPLPPLN from the coding sequence ATGACCGACCCCGCGCCCACCGGCACCCCCACCGTCATCCCGTCCGGCGTCACGTCCGAGGAGGCCGCCGCCAGGGCCGCCGAGAGCCTCAAGGCGGTCGCCGGGGCCACCGAGCACCTGCTGCGCACCGTCGCCGAGCTCGATCCGGAGGCCGTCGCCGGGCCCTCCGCACTGCCCGGCTGGACCCGCGGCCACGCGCTGGCCCACCTGGCGCGCAACGCCGACTCGCTGGTCAACCTGCTGGAGACCGCCCGCACCGGGGTCGACATCCCGCAGTACGCGAGCCCGGAGGCCCGCGAGCAGGGCATCCGGGACGGCGCCGGCCGCCCGCTCGACGAGCAGCTCGCCGACCTGCGGCACACCGCCGAGCGGCTCGCCCGCACCGCCGAGAGCCTGCCGGGCGCCGCCTGGACGGTGTCGCTGCGGCACCGCACCGGCTACGTCTTCCCCGCGTACGAGGTGCCGTGGAAGCGGCTGATGGAGGTCGAGTACCACCACGTCGACCTGGACGCCGGGTACACCCCCGCACACTGGCCGGAGGCCTTCGCGGGCGCCGAACTGGCCCGGCTCGCCGCCCGGCTGGACGGCGCCGAGGGCCTGCCCGCCGTCGTGCTCACCGCCGAGGACACCGGCGCCCGGGTGCGGCTCGGCGAGCCGGCCGACCCCGGGACGGCCGGCCCCGAGCTGGCCGTGGAGGGGCCCGTCCGGGCGCTCACGGCCTGGCTCTCCGGCCGCTCCGACGGCGACTGCCTGCAGGTGCACCGGGCCGGCGTGCTCCTGCCCGACCCGCGCACCGCGCTGCCCCCGCTTCCGCCGCTGAACTGA
- a CDS encoding adenylate cyclase class 2, whose translation MSDGARPGRAVEAELKAVVRDPAAVRARLDALAGPGRAEVYRDTYYDLADGPLARGDRELRLRTVDGPAGTRTLLTYKDARVDPVSGAKPEAETAVADPVAAAAVLHGLGYRPVLAFEKHCRNHALRRAGRELLATLVEVPELAGVFLEVETVCGEEDLAGALAAVRAVLAELGVPPADLTDEAYTDAVAAARRRSGGV comes from the coding sequence ATGAGTGACGGTGCGCGGCCGGGCCGCGCGGTCGAGGCCGAGCTGAAGGCCGTGGTCCGCGACCCGGCCGCCGTCCGGGCCCGGCTGGACGCGCTGGCCGGCCCCGGCCGGGCCGAGGTGTACCGGGACACCTACTACGACCTGGCGGACGGCCCGCTGGCCCGCGGCGACCGCGAGCTGCGGCTGCGCACCGTCGACGGCCCGGCCGGCACCCGCACCCTGCTGACGTACAAGGACGCCCGCGTCGACCCGGTCTCCGGCGCCAAGCCGGAGGCCGAGACCGCCGTCGCCGACCCCGTCGCGGCCGCCGCCGTGCTGCACGGGCTCGGCTACCGGCCGGTGCTGGCCTTCGAGAAGCACTGCCGCAACCACGCCCTGCGCCGGGCCGGCCGGGAGCTGCTGGCCACCCTGGTCGAGGTCCCGGAGCTCGCCGGGGTCTTCCTGGAGGTGGAGACGGTCTGCGGCGAGGAGGACCTGGCGGGGGCGCTGGCGGCCGTCCGCGCCGTGCTGGCCGAGCTCGGCGTGCCGCCGGCGGACCTCACCGACGAGGCGTACACCGACGCGGTGGCCGCCGCGCGCCGACGCAGCGGCGGGGTGTGA